The proteins below come from a single Parvularculales bacterium genomic window:
- the dctP gene encoding TRAP transporter substrate-binding protein DctP — MKYKFLTIVSLLTAMIVATSAQATELRLSHQWSDKDIRHKVAGIIAAHVAGADVGLKIRIFGSGSLFRPQEQYGPLSRGELDMTVFPLIYAGDRQPAYNVTLMPGLVKNHDHAARLSTSPFMAELEKKMAADNVMVLVHGYLAGGFVGKDRCITRPSDIRGLRARAAGQASGQMLAGAGASIVSMASSEIYEALRTGEVQAANTSSSSFVSYRIYEQVKCYTPPTADGALWFMYQPLLMNRSVFKGLTGPQQKAILEGAVRAEAYYLREARKQDAASINVYRQAGVEITPMSPSDFQKWRDIAAETSYRMFVNEVPDGQKLLDLALAVE, encoded by the coding sequence ATGAAATATAAATTTTTAACCATCGTGAGTCTGCTGACAGCAATGATCGTTGCAACCTCTGCGCAAGCTACGGAATTGCGTCTCTCGCACCAGTGGTCGGACAAGGATATCCGCCACAAGGTCGCCGGGATTATCGCCGCTCACGTGGCCGGAGCCGATGTTGGCCTTAAGATCAGGATTTTCGGATCAGGGTCATTGTTCAGGCCACAGGAACAGTACGGTCCGCTGAGCCGCGGCGAACTGGATATGACGGTCTTCCCCCTCATTTATGCGGGAGACCGGCAACCGGCCTATAATGTGACGCTGATGCCCGGTCTGGTGAAAAACCATGATCATGCGGCCCGTCTGAGTACATCGCCCTTCATGGCCGAACTGGAAAAGAAAATGGCCGCCGACAATGTGATGGTGCTGGTTCATGGTTATCTCGCCGGTGGTTTTGTCGGCAAAGACAGATGCATCACCAGACCGTCCGATATTCGCGGTCTCCGCGCCCGTGCGGCGGGTCAGGCTTCCGGGCAGATGTTGGCCGGCGCCGGCGCGTCGATTGTCTCCATGGCCTCTTCGGAAATCTACGAGGCTTTACGGACGGGTGAGGTGCAGGCCGCCAACACTTCATCGTCTTCTTTTGTGTCCTACAGGATTTATGAACAGGTGAAATGCTACACGCCCCCCACCGCGGATGGCGCACTGTGGTTCATGTATCAGCCGTTGCTGATGAACAGATCAGTCTTTAAGGGGCTGACCGGACCCCAACAGAAAGCCATTCTGGAAGGGGCCGTCAGGGCCGAGGCCTACTACCTCCGGGAAGCCAGAAAGCAGGATGCGGCGTCCATCAACGTCTACAGGCAAGCCGGCGTGGAAATCACCCCGATGTCACCGTCCGACTTTCAGAAATGGCGCGACATTGCCGCCGAGACGTCATACCGCATGTTTGTCAACGAGGTTCCCGACGGACAGAAACTTCTCGACCTGGCTCTGGCCGTCGAGTAA
- a CDS encoding aspartyl protease family protein, with the protein MIFSPRMFLALAFTLSVVLANGSANAQNTPRGISEESIATARAIVESRLIESIGKTLPRKESNDVTWVKISKSADGILYEGQLRWKNSEINNFNSPSALYKLKEKTISDTNKGFCNVTAIQLYSTLGGVMKVVYNTADAHQFASLTISCEESTATERDIIESIVIDDFGRSLPRKQNDDITWVKVSKSADGILYEGELSLTVNEFNNRHSPSALTKRKNVLIASTRKAFCNDKAVQLYSLLGGVFKVVYNTADAHQFAALTVACPELYFDRGYVEQQEYKEILKFDDTLGTIIIQVGINGVKGRFLLDTGAPNTITPDFAERVSAETDGLFATMGMDIGGNVIKGELTTLDTLHIGSLTYRDVNFVVTSLFEGGIVSHCLGLDGVIGANLMRKSVWKIDYVNRNILIADSPDDLGDLTGFDSIPFRTTTQGTPLIDLNIDGVIVKDINFDTGLSGHLSILKEYQGIFPDDPKNDFYVDGRATYGAGGKSQQTRTDFKVFNKVKIGTLSFDNLAVGFSEYHSLLGNRILENYDVILDWNSSKVLWKEVVQYQDKRNFDFASDVNTEGFFITGIYSNSSIPLLTGDQIVSWNGKDMRDMTESQKCDFLSSYVRGESSGDINLRVLRDSEEVPVTWVRD; encoded by the coding sequence ATGATTTTTTCCCCTCGTATGTTTCTTGCCCTTGCTTTCACGCTGTCCGTAGTTTTGGCCAATGGAAGTGCCAATGCACAAAATACCCCTCGTGGAATTAGCGAAGAATCTATCGCAACCGCACGGGCTATAGTTGAGTCACGACTCATTGAGTCAATCGGAAAAACTCTTCCTCGAAAAGAGAGCAATGATGTCACCTGGGTCAAGATATCCAAGAGCGCTGACGGTATTTTGTATGAAGGACAACTCCGCTGGAAAAATAGTGAAATCAATAACTTCAATTCACCAAGTGCGCTTTATAAACTAAAAGAAAAAACCATCTCGGACACAAATAAAGGATTCTGCAATGTAACGGCGATTCAACTGTATAGCACTTTAGGAGGGGTCATGAAGGTGGTGTACAATACAGCAGACGCGCATCAGTTCGCCTCCCTTACTATTTCGTGTGAAGAATCTACCGCAACCGAACGGGACATAATTGAGTCAATAGTAATTGACGACTTCGGCAGATCTCTTCCTCGAAAACAGAACGATGATATCACGTGGGTGAAGGTATCAAAGAGTGCTGACGGTATTTTGTATGAAGGAGAACTCAGCCTTACAGTCAATGAGTTCAATAATCGCCATAGTCCAAGTGCATTGACGAAACGAAAAAATGTACTCATTGCGTCCACAAGGAAAGCATTCTGCAACGATAAGGCGGTTCAACTGTATAGCCTCTTAGGCGGGGTATTTAAGGTGGTTTACAATACGGCTGATGCGCATCAATTCGCCGCTCTTACTGTTGCCTGTCCTGAGTTATATTTTGATAGAGGTTACGTCGAACAACAGGAATACAAAGAGATCCTAAAGTTTGATGACACACTTGGTACCATCATTATCCAGGTAGGTATCAATGGTGTTAAGGGGCGTTTTCTTCTGGATACAGGCGCGCCCAACACTATCACCCCGGACTTTGCCGAGCGGGTTTCAGCAGAAACCGACGGCTTATTCGCCACTATGGGCATGGATATTGGGGGAAATGTAATTAAAGGCGAATTAACCACACTTGATACACTTCATATTGGTAGCCTCACCTACCGGGATGTTAATTTCGTCGTAACGTCTCTCTTTGAAGGGGGTATTGTTTCTCACTGCCTTGGTCTGGACGGAGTCATTGGCGCAAATCTTATGAGAAAGTCTGTCTGGAAAATTGACTACGTAAACAGGAACATATTGATTGCGGACTCACCGGATGATCTCGGCGATCTGACAGGTTTTGATAGTATACCTTTTCGCACGACTACTCAGGGCACTCCTCTAATTGATCTCAACATAGATGGCGTAATCGTTAAAGACATCAATTTTGACACGGGACTAAGTGGACATCTAAGCATATTAAAGGAGTATCAGGGTATATTTCCGGATGACCCCAAAAATGATTTTTATGTGGATGGCAGAGCTACTTATGGTGCTGGTGGCAAGTCGCAACAAACACGAACCGACTTCAAAGTTTTTAATAAGGTTAAAATTGGCACATTGTCATTTGACAACTTAGCCGTCGGATTTAGCGAATACCATTCGCTTCTCGGGAACAGAATTCTGGAAAACTATGATGTGATTCTGGACTGGAATTCATCGAAAGTTCTTTGGAAAGAGGTTGTACAATATCAGGATAAGAGGAACTTTGATTTTGCATCCGATGTGAATACCGAAGGTTTTTTTATTACCGGTATTTACTCTAATTCATCAATACCGTTATTGACGGGTGATCAGATTGTGTCCTGGAACGGAAAAGACATGCGTGATATGACCGAGAGTCAAAAATGCGACTTCTTGTCTTCATACGTGAGGGGGGAAAGTTCAGGGGATATCAATCTGCGGGTATTGAGAGACTCTGAAGAAGTACCGGTCACATGGGTGCGGGATTAA